Proteins found in one Aspergillus chevalieri M1 DNA, chromosome 2, nearly complete sequence genomic segment:
- the RPN11 gene encoding proteasome regulatory particle lid subunit RPN11 (BUSCO:EOG09263QB7;~COG:O;~EggNog:ENOG410PHCZ;~InterPro:IPR024969,IPR037518,IPR035299,IPR000555;~MEROPS:MER0022005;~PFAM:PF13012,PF14464,PF01398;~go_function: GO:0005515 - protein binding [Evidence IEA];~go_function: GO:0008237 - metallopeptidase activity [Evidence IEA];~go_function: GO:0061578 - Lys63-specific deubiquitinase activity [Evidence IEA];~go_function: GO:0070122 - isopeptidase activity [Evidence IEA]): protein MDRLNRMLHAAQGMGMGMGGAPGGDTPNLIDNAETVHISSLALLKMLRHGRAGVPMEVMGLMLGEFVDEYTVQVVDVFAMPQSGTGVSVEAVDPVFQTKMMEMLRQTGRPESVVGWYHSHPGFGCWLSSVDVNTQQSFEQLTPRAVAVVVDPIQSVKGKVVIDAFRLIQPQTVVMGQEPRQTTSNLGHLNKPSIQALIHGLNRHYYSIGINYRKTGLEENMLMNLHKQVWTEALQMNDFHDECQHNVERMKQLVGLAEGYEKRVKEETELSKDQLKTRYVGKVDPKKHIEDVSQQLIEDNIVAVSRQMIDKEASVARPSEAKGAQNGAAMEVDDEL, encoded by the exons ATGGATCGTCTAAATCGGATGCTTCATGCCGCCCaaggtatgggtatgggcaTGGGAGGTGCTCCTGGTGGT GACACGCCCAACCTGATCGATAACGCCGAAACTGTCCACATCTCGTCCCTAGCGCTGCTGAAGATGTTAAGACATGGTCGGGCAGGCGTGCCCATGGAAGTTATGGGTCTGATGCTGGGCGAATTCGTGGATGAATACACTGTTCAGGTGGTGGATGTTTTTGCTATGCCTCAAAGTGGTACTGGTGTCAGTGTTGAAGCCGTGGACCCTGTCTTCCAGACCAAGATGATGGAAATGCTGCGACAAACTGGACG ACCGGAAAGCGTCGTCGGCTGGTATCACTCTCACCCTGGTTTCGGATGCTGGCTCTCCTCCGTCGATGTCAACACCCAGCAATCGTTCGAACAGCTCACACCTCGTGCCGTCGCTGTTGTGGTTGACCCCATCCAGTCCGTTAAGGGCAAGGTCGTTATCGACGCCTTCCGTCTCATTCAACCTCAGACCGTTGTCATGGGCCAGGAGCCCCGGCAAACAACATCCAATTTGGGCCACTTGAACAAGCCATCCATCCAGGCCCTCATTCACGGCCTGAACCGACACTACTACAGCATTGGCATTAACTATCGCAAGACGGGGCTTGAGGAGAACATGTTGATGAACCTGCACAAGCAAGTATGGACCGAGGCATTGCAGATGAACGACTTCCACGACGAATGCCAGCACAATGTTGAACGTATGAAGCAATTGGTTGGCCTTGCTGAGGGTTATGAGAAGCGGGTTAAGGAGGAAACAGAATTGAGCAAGGACCAACTCAAGACGCGATACGTTGGAAAGGTTGATCCTAAGAAGC ATATCGAGGATGTCAGCCAGCAACTGATCGAAGATAACATCGTTGCGGTCTCGAGGCAGATGATTGACAAGGAAGCTTCCGTGGCACGGCCGTCGGAAGCCAAGGGAGCTCAGAATGGCGCTGCCATGGAGGTGGATGACGAGCTATAG
- the rpdA gene encoding histone deacetylase RPD3 (COG:B;~EggNog:ENOG410PHUX;~InterPro:IPR037138,IPR023696,IPR003084,IPR023801, IPR000286;~PFAM:PF00850;~go_function: GO:0004407 - histone deacetylase activity [Evidence IEA];~go_process: GO:0016575 - histone deacetylation [Evidence IEA]) — protein sequence MSNLAPPLDPIINGVGDRNRKVAYFYDSDVGNYAYVSGHPMKPHRIRMAHSLVMNYGLYKKMEIYRAKPASKFEMTQFHTDEYIDFLSKVTPDNMDSFAKEQSKYNVGDDCPVFDGLFEFCGISAGGSMEGAARLNRNKCDVAVNWAGGLHHAKKSEASGFCYVNDIVLGILELLRFKQRVLYVDIDVHHGDGVEEAFYTTDRVMTVSFHKYGEYFPGTGELRDIGVGQGKHYAVNFPLRDGIDDISYKSIFEPVIKSVMEWYRPEAVVLQCGGDSLSGDRLGCFNLSMRGHANCVNFVKSFNLPTLVVGGGGYTMRNVARTWAFETGILLGENLGHQLPYNDYYEYFGPDYELDVRPSNMDNANTKEYLEKIRAQVVENLKRTAFAPSVQMTDVPRDPLVGGMDDEADAILDDEDEDENKDVRVTKRRFDQYVEKPGELSDSEDEEENAANGIRRQPNTLKSKNHFSYKHLDTGDSGLDSGLATPRDESSIADEEADAMGDAKMTEAPKAETEGPRSPSAEPPSRVEETSAADQSEMEMAVDKQEEESAAPAAAPTSVPASHQPSPKVQDEDMMMEDAQPPAPEPEQPESTVPSERQEKKPTDEEAPSADKPAAEPSSPPKSQSPAKEVSEPVGEKAERPGGAQTVEETETVPPTEATHTTTVPATTEAATPEKAPEAPKDEPASEKTGADEPKTTEEGSNANNTEELKEASSEQKPEEPAKSEE from the exons ATGTCGAACTTAGCACCTCCGCTGGATCCCATTATCAATGGGGTTGGGGATCGCAACCGCAAGGTCGCCTACTTCTACGATTCCGATGTGGGAAACTATGCCTATGTGTCGGGACATCCCATGAAACCTCATCGTATAAGGATGGCCCATAGTTTGGTCATGAACTATGGTCTTTACAAAAAAATGGAAATCTAC CGTGCGAAACCCGCCTCCAAGTTTGAGATGACGCAGTTCCACACCGACGAGTACATCGACTTCCTTTCGAAGGTTACTCCGGATAACATGGATTCTTTCGCGAAGGAGCAGAGCAAGTACAATGTTGGTGACGATTGTCCCGTGTTTGATGGTCTCTTTGAGTTCTGCGGTATTAGTGCTGGAGGCAGTATGGAAGGTGCGGCTCGGCTAAATCGCAACAAATGTGATGTCGCTGTGAACTGGGCTGGCGGTCTTCACCACGCGAAGAAGAGCGAAGCGAGTGGTTTCTGCTACGTGAACG ACATCGTCCTCGGTATTCTCGAACTTTTACGGTTCAAGCAGCGCGTTCTCTACGTCGATATCGATGTACACCACGGCGATGGAGTTGAGGAAGCCTTCTACACTACAGATCGTGTCATGACGGTCTCCTTCCATAAATACGGAGAATACTTCCCCGGAACTGGCGAACTTCGCGATATTGGTGTGGGCCAGGGCAAACACTATGCCGTGAATTTCCCGCTTCGCGATGGTATCGATGATATCTCGTACAAGAGCATCTTTGAGCCTGTTATCAAAAGTGTTATGGAATGGTACCGGCCTGAAGCTGTGGTCCTTCAATGCGGCGGTGACAGTCTCTCCGGTGATCGCTTGGGATGCTTCAACCTGAGCATGAGAGGTCACGCAAATTGCGTAAATTTCGTCAAGAGCTTCAATTTGCCGACGTTGGTCGTCGGTGGCGGTGGTTATACGATGCGCAATGTCGCGCGGACATGGGCATTCGAAACAGGTATTCTCTTGGGTGAAAACCTAGGACATCAGCTCCCTTACAATGACTATTATGAG TATTTCGGTCCGGACTACGAGCTAGACGTACGGCCATCGAATATGGATAATGCCAACACGAAAGAGTACCTCGAGAAAATCCGTGCTCAGGTGGTTGAAAACCTTAAGCGCACAGCGTTTGCACCATCGGTTCAGATGACCGATGTGCCTCGCGACCCTCTTGTAGGGGGTATGGACGATGAGGCGGATGCGATTCttgatgacgaagatgaagatgagaacaAAGACGTTCGTGTCACCAAACGACGCTTCGATCAGTATGTGGAGAAGCCAGGCGAACTTAGCGACagcgaggatgaagaggagaacGCTGCCAATGGCATCCGCCGTCAACCCAACACTCTCAAGTCCAAAAACCACTTTAGCTATAAACACCTCGACACTGGCGACTCTGGGCTTGACAGTGGCCTCGCAACACCTCGAGACGAATCTTCGATTGCTGACGAAGAGGCTGATGCTATGGGCGATGCTAAGATGACGGAAGCACCTAAAGCGGAGACAGAGGGTCCCCGCTCACCTTCTGCAGAGCCACCATCAAGAGTTGAAGAAACTTCTGCAGCAGATCAGAGCGAAATGGAAATGGCTGTTGACAAGCAAGAAGAGGAATCCGCTGCACCTGCCGCTGCGCCTACTTCTGTGCCAGCTTCGCACCAGCCTTCGCCCAAGGTCCAAGACGAGGACATGATGATGGAAGACGCACAACCGCCCGCACCTGAACCAGAGCAGCCGGAGAGCACTGTTCCAAGTGAAAGACAAGAGAAGAAGCCAACCGACGAAGAAGCGCCTAGTGCCGATAAGCCTGCAGCGGAGCCGTCAAGTCCGCCGAAATCCCAATCACCCGCCAAGGAAGTATCTGAGCCAGTGGGAGAAAAAGCGGAACGACCAGGGGGAGCACAGACGGTGGAGGAGACGGAGACAGTGCCGCCAACGGAAGCAACGCACACTACCACTGTTCCTGCTACTACCGAGGCAGCAACGCCGGAGAAAGCGCCTGAAGCTCCCAAGGATGAACCGGCTTCTGAAAAAACTGGAGCAGACGAACCCAAGACAACGGAAGAGGGCAGCAATGCGAACAATACGGAAGAGTTGAAAGAGGCCTCCTCGGAACAAAAGCCTGAGGAGCCTGCGAAGAGCGAAGAGTAA
- the RPL23 gene encoding 60S ribosomal protein uL14 (BUSCO:EOG09265CQO;~COG:J;~EggNog:ENOG410PMYQ;~InterPro:IPR000218,IPR019972,IPR036853;~PFAM:PF00238;~go_component: GO:0005840 - ribosome [Evidence IEA];~go_function: GO:0003735 - structural constituent of ribosome [Evidence IEA];~go_process: GO:0006412 - translation [Evidence IEA]) translates to MSKRGRGGAAGNKLKMSLGLPVGAVLNCCDNSGARNLYIISVKGIGARLNRLPAAGVGDMVMATVKKGKPELRKKVMPAVVVRQSKPWRRPDGIYLYFEDNAGVIVNAKGEMKGSAITGPVGKEAAELWPRIASNSGVVM, encoded by the exons ATGTCTAAGAGAGG TCGTGGTGGTGCCGCCGGCAACAAGCTGAAGATGTCGCTCGGTCTTCCTGT TGGAGCCGTCCTCAACTGCTGCGACAACTCGGGTGCTCGCAACCTCTACATCATCTCGGTTAAGGGCATTGGTGCGCGCCTCAACCGTCTCCCCGCCGCGGGTGTCGGTGACATGGTCATGGCCACCGTCAAGAAGGGAAAGCCTGAGCTCCGTAAGAAGGTCATGCCCGCTGTTGTCGTCCGTCAGAGCAAGCCCTGGAGACGGCCAGACGGTATCTACCTCTACTTCGAGGATAACGCTGGTGTT ATCGTCAACGCCAAGGGTGAGATGAAGGGATCCGCCATCACTGGTCCCGTCGGTAAGGAGGCTGCTGAGCTCTGGCCC CGTATCGCTTCCAACTCCGGTGTCGTCATGTAA
- a CDS encoding uncharacterized protein (COG:L;~EggNog:ENOG410PHBP;~InterPro:IPR033308,IPR033307;~TransMembrane:1 (n3-15c20/21o552-576i);~go_process: GO:0006506 - GPI anchor biosynthetic process [Evidence IEA]), with amino-acid sequence MSLFFLARRLLFVLFPLAIAATVYLYFYPIFHGCAFPLPRKTEEGDGNQGTNPLLATFRQHVGTASADEPAIFRLLVLADPQLEGDSSLPSPDNALSVRIQKHWLAVKSALQYRSDDDNDTSESDADESDTDDEDEDDTNSLEHYLQNAYATILTTWRTLITKDVPRSLRAAQKRLDLLGNDYYLAHIYRTLHWWTRPSHVTVLGDLVGSQWVTDEEFDRRGNRYWDRVFKGGERVSDEITVTGQKGHENHKVDDKSGLEQLGANPAWDHRIINIAGNHDIGYSGDVSESRLERFERVFGRANWDIRFQHPISDHDNSTVIPTLHVINLNTLTLDSPALSEKIQADTYDYINDVISHRTWPVEDRTTFTLLLTHLPMHKEDGICMDGPYFTYHENDDERDIPRFLEGGLREQNHLSEHLSTNGILQGIFGMSGNEEAPTGGFGRNGLILTGHDHTGCDVVHFVNRTNEDAAEQHDSSESESGQQAWKWKAKRYSSHHDARKDTPSIREITLRSMMGEYGGNAGLLSLWFDADPTVNEWRYEITMCAAGVQHIWWAVHVIDLVTVIVFLVYILALAFESSIPWIFYLAKGQKERKDLQKRQNGGPQSNGTTKPQQTKELKS; translated from the coding sequence ATGTCCCTCTTTTTCCTCGCCCGCCGTCTTCTCTTCGTCCTCTTTCCATTGGCGATAGCAGCCACGGTCTATCTCTATTTTTACCCGATCTTTCACGGCTGCGCCTTTCCCCTGCCTCGAAAGACGGAAGAAGGGGATGGAAACCAAGGCACGAACCCGCTCCTCGCTACCTTCCGACAGCATGTCGGTACCGCCTCCGCAGACGAACCGGCCATCTTCAGACTGCTAGTCCTAGCTGATCCCCAGCTGGAAGGAGATAGTTCGCTTCCGAGTCCCGATAATGCGCTTTCGGTGCGGATCCAGAAACACTGGCTTGCGGTCAAATCGGCTCTGCAATACCGCTCCGATGATGACAACGATACTAGCGAAAGTGATGCTGACGAGAGCGATAccgacgacgaggacgaggacgacacCAACAGCCTCGAACACTACTTACAAAATGCATACGCTACTATTTTGACAACTTGGCGCACCCTCATAACCAAAGACGTTCCACGCAGCTTGCGCGCTGCTCAGAAACGGCTTGATTTGTTGGGAAATGACTATTACTTGGCGCATATATACCGGACGCTACATTGGTGGACTCGTCCATCGCATGTCACAGTGCTAGGGGACCTGGTTGGCAGCCAGTGGGTTACGGATGAGGAATTTGACCGGCGCGGGAACAGATATTGGGACCGTGTGTTTAAGGGTGGTGAACGGGTTAGCGATGAGATTACTGTGACAGGACAAAAGGGACACGAGAATCATAAGGTGGATGATAAATCCGGGTTGGAGCAACTAGGAGCCAATCCTGCTTGGGATCACAGGATCATCAACATCGCAGGAAACCACGATATTGGATACTCGGGGGATGTCAGCGAGTCTCGGTTGGAACGTTTTGAGCGCGTATTTGGACGCGCGAACTGGGATATCCGTTTTCAGCATCCTATTTCTGACCATGATAATTCGACAGTCATCCCGACACTGCATGTGATCAACCTGAATACCTTGACCTTGGATTCCCCGGCTCTTTCAGAGAAGATCCAAGCGGACACCTATGACTACATTAATGATGTGATCTCCCACCGCACTTGGCCGGTTGAGGATCGCACGACCTTTACATTGCTCCTCACGCATCTCCCTATGCACAAGGAGGATGGAATTTGCATGGATGGGCCTTATTTTACGTATCATGAAAATGACGATGAAAGGGACATACCCCGCTTTTTGGAAGGAGGGCTGCGAGAGCAGAACCATCTCAGCGAACACCTCAGCACAAACGGCATTTTGCAGGGCATTTTTGGCATGAGCGGGAACGAAGAAGCCCCGACTGGCGGATTCGGCCGTAACGGGCTCATTCTTACTGGCCACGACCACACCGGATGCGATGTGGTTCATTTCGTTAATCGGACGAACGAGGACGCGGCTGAGCAACACGATTcatccgaatccgaatccgGACAACAGGCTTGGAAATGGAAAGCAAAACGGTACTCCAGCCACCACGACGCCCGGAAAGACACACCGTCCATCCGCGAGATCACCCTCCGTTCTATGATGGGCGAGTACGGCGGGAACGCCGGTCTACTCTCCCTCTGGTTCGACGCCGACCCAACCGTAAACGAATGGAGATATGAGATTACCATGTGCGCGGCTGGAGTGCAGCATATTTGGTGGGCGGTTCATGTGATTGACCTTGTGACGGTTATCGTTTTCTTGGTTTACATTCTTGCTTTGGCTTTTGAATCTTCGATACCATGGATCTTCTACTTGGCAAAGGGccagaaagagagaaaagattTGCAAAAGAGACAAAACGGTGGTCCACAGTCAAATGGGACTACGAAGCCACAGCAGACGAAGGAGTTGAAGTCGTAG
- the BOI2 gene encoding putative polarized growth protein (Boi2) (COG:T;~EggNog:ENOG410PIJE;~InterPro:IPR001849,IPR036028,IPR001660,IPR001452, IPR035551,IPR013761;~PFAM:PF14604,PF00018,PF07647,PF00169;~go_function: GO:0005515 - protein binding [Evidence IEA]) has translation MALANPPRGVQPGDLLVVIHDFDARGTDELTLRRGDKIELIELDDGFGDGWFLGKDSKTGTTGLFPGVYTTFSPRIKTRPQTDTSQHRDSGSQNGESDPNLGAPVASKSGQSTPQASRHVSASGMQVPDIDPPTPPSPKQQLQPQQRSSSSPLPTRNMTLDVQQSFKHSLAHQMNGQDSPVMNETLSVIDEHITDLSTPRHSLAPPEPRVRNDSESEYSSHLGHRMSYINGHETDEEEESQPTEEQVRVWDQHETAKRLRALGIDDKHCDIFEEQEITGDVLLDMDQDFVMMKEFDFGVMGRRLKTWHKVKAFQEEIKGFNSQPASYPRTSEERPEHTSTFLPRIPTFSEKTGGYHQSRGSSISSYQYPRFDGSMQSNTSPAPTYSIGVEKRPSAASIRNFNHSRRHSSIDTTNRSYELADSPPRASHQPKSSLDRAWSMAGGNQRVSPRPGTSLGTTTSESTYSQQGIRGADPNECDSAISVTDRYDDLDRGYFSGPEGDTKKGKRVLVKRGSAASGSISHSRKSSYNDDPFRIAVGRRHSRIGSIDSIRDAANHAFTSSKPSSSGPPAPPPKGRLRSLSTRIVDRSGHSSQSSNAASLEDKTASGAGFFSSLVGGSGSGKAGAESAARSSPLPFQQHIRNAGPKFRRAVGLRTTTDIVGKVDTSGVPSSPIKDSDPSSIRTGSTTPSATSKSSERVSTERQSTDGSGKAIDGAGGFPLPRPKPSVKSSVKTKKDTSAYIQGLEKKSPNEQMTQCDYSGWMKKRSSNLMTTWKPRLFVLRGRRLSYYYSDTDKEERGLIDITGHRVLRADNDPIITLHATLTGATASPTSPASAAQVPTDKLSKSESSGPFFFKLVPPKAGVARSVQFTKPAVHYFQVDSVKEGRLWMAALMKATIERDMEIPVETTYKHDTVSLKQARLMNQRPPGLLATPTPQEEDEDKAEERARGAGEEPLTTNDGAGLGLGLEKSPTDCDDQAPPSPLASNPLGNGSSTLVSETAEK, from the exons ATGGCTTTGGCAAATCCTCCGCGGGGTGTCCAGCCCGGCGATCTCCTGGTCGTTATCC ATGACTTCGATGCGCGCGGTACCGACGAACTTACCTTACGTCGAGGAGACAAAATCGAGTTAATTGAACTGGACGATGGTTTTGGTGATGGATGGTTTCTCGGAAAGGATTCAAAAACAGGAACAACCGGTCTTTTTCCTGGAG TCTATACTACCTTCAGCCCGCGAATTAAAACTCGACCGCAAACGGATACGTCACAACACCGTGACTCCGGTTCGCAAAATGGAGAGTCCGATCCAAACCTAGGTGCGCCGGTTGCATCGAAAAGTGGTCAATCCACCCCGCAAGCTTCGCGCCATGTTAGCGCCTCCGGTATGCAGGTCCCGGACATCGATCCTCCGACACCCCCTTCGCCCAAGCAACAACTGCAGCCGCAGCAGAGATCGAGCTCATCTCCACTGCCAACTCGgaatatgactcttgatgttCAGCAATCGTTCAAACACTCCCTTGCCCATCAGATGAATGGTCAGGATAGTCCGGTCATGAACGAGACCTTAAGCGTTATCGATGAGCATATCACCGACTTGAGTACTCCACGACATAGCCTGGCACCCCCAGAACCCAGGGTGAGAAACGATTCCGAGAGCGAATACAGCAGCCACCTCGGTCACCGTATGTCCTACATCAATGGCCATGAGacggacgaagaagaagaaagtcaACCGACCGAGGAACAGGTACGCGTCTGGGATCAGCATGAAACCGCAAAGCGCCTCCGAGCGCTTGGCATCGATGACAAACACTGCGACATATTCGAAGAGCAAGAGATTACCGGTGACGTCCTCCTTGATATGGACCAGGATTTCGTTATGATGAAAGAGTTTGATTTCGGTGTTATGGGCCGCCGTTTGAAGACCTGGCATAAAGTGAAAGCTTTTCAGGAAGAGATAAAGGGTTTCAATTCCCAACCTGCCTCCTATCCTCGGACGTCGGAAGAGCGTCCCGAACATACGAGTACCTTTCTCCCACGCATCCCAACCTTTTCCGAAAAGACTGGCGGCTACCATCAGTCGCGAGGGTCGAGCATTTCGTCGTATCAGTATCCCCGGTTCGATGGGAGTATGCAGAGCAATACCTCGCCCGCTCCGACATATAGCATCGGTGTTGAAAAAAGGCCCTCGGCCGCATCCATTCGAAACTTCAACCATTCGCGCCGTCATTCGTCGATCGACACGACCAACCGCTCCTACGAACTGGCTGACTCGCCCCCTCGTGCGTCGCATCAGCCCAAGTCCTCACTTGACCGGGCTTGGTCAATGGCCGGTGGAAACCAACGAGTCTCCCCTCGTCCGGGTACATCTCTCGGGACGACCACCTCGGAGAGCACGTATTCCCAGCAAGGCATACGCGGCGCGGACCCTAATGAATGTGACTCAGCCATTTCGGTGACGGACCGGTACGATGACTTGGACCGTGGATACTTCTCAGGACCCGAGGGTGATACAAAGAAAGGCAAGCGGGTTCTGGTCAAACGGGGTTCCGCGGCTAGTGGAAGTATCAGCCATTCCAGGAAGTCGAGCTATAATGACGACCCATTCAGGATCGCGGTGGGCAGACGGCACTCTCGTATTGGAAGTATCGATTCGATTCGCGATGCCGCCAACCATGCTTTCACCTCATCGAAGCCGTCTTCTTCGGGCCCACCGGCCCCACCCCCCAAGGGCCGTCTCCGGAGTCTCAGCACCCGCATTGTGGACCGCTCCGGTCACAGTTCACAATCGTCTAATGCGGCCTCGTTGGAGGACAAGACAGCTTCTGGGGCTGGGTTCTTCTCGTCTTTGGTTGGTGGCAGTGGGAGTGGTAAAGCAGGCGCAGAATCAGCTGCGCGTTCTTCTCCGTTGCCCTTCCAGCAACATATCAGAAATGCTGGTCCTAAATTTCGACGTGCTGTCGGCCTTCGGACGACGACGGACATTGTCGGGAAAGTCGACACGTCGGGAGTCCCTTCATCGCCAATTAAAGACTCGGATCCGTCATCTATCCGAACAGGATCGACCACGCCGTCTGCGACATCCAAGAGTTCGGAACGCGtcagcactgaacgccagaGCACTGATGGATCTGGGAAAGCGATAGATGGTGCCGGTGGCTTCCCTTTGCCGCGTCCAAAGCCCTCTGTCAAGTCCTCTGTCAAGACCAAGAAGGACACGAGTGCGTACATTCAAGGATTGGAAAAGAAATCTCCAAATGAGCAGATGACGCAGTGTGACTATTCGGGCTGGATGAAGAAGCGGTCTTCGAACCTGATGACAACGTGGAAGCCTCGTCTCTTTGTTTTGCGGGGTCGTCGCTTGTCGTATTACTATTCGGACACGGACAAGGAGGAACGAGGCTTGATTGACATTACCGGGCATCGTGTTCTTCGAGCAGACAACGACCCGATCATTACGCTGCACGCCACCCTCACTGGTGCTACTGCATCGCCAACGTCGCCCGCCAGTGCTGCCCAAGTACCGACAGATAAGTTGTCTAAGTCTGAAAGTAGCGGGCCGTTCTTCTTCAAGTTGGTGCCCCCGAAAGCCGGCGTGGCTCGCAGTGTCCAGTTCACCAAGCCTGCCGTCCATTATTTCCAAGTGGATAGTGTCAAAGAAGGCCGCTTGTGGATGGCTGCTCTCATGAAAGCGACCATCGAACGTGACATGGAAATTCCAGTCGAGACCACTTACAAGCATGACACTGTCAGTTTGAAGCAAGCTCGGCTGATGAACCAGCGGCCGCCTGGGCTTCTCGCCACTCCCACTCCtcaagaggaagatgaggataaGGCCGAAGAACGGGCCCGAGGAGCAGGCGAAGAGCCACTGACGACGAACGATGGTGCCGGTCTGGGTCTTGGTCTTGAGAAATCTCCCACCGATTGTGATGACCAGGCTCCACCGAGCCCGCTTGCGAGTAATCCACTTGGCAATGGCTCTTCAACTTTGGTTTCAGAGACGGCTGAGAAGTAG